The Primulina huaijiensis isolate GDHJ02 chromosome 6, ASM1229523v2, whole genome shotgun sequence genomic sequence tattaatttatttttattgtttttcttttatgaatgatatttggatgaaaaaatattttctggtTTGATAAAGTTGTTATTATGTCATAATCACGTTGATTGAAAAGTTTGTCATATGAACaaatgaatatatatgtttatggtcATCATGTTATTTTATCTATTGTGTTTTGACCTGTTTAGATTGAGAAATACTCTTAAACATGATGTTACTCAAACGATTTTAGACAGTAtctaaatttcataattatggtTCGATCTTTTGTTAACCACGTGTAACACACGTGCATTTTCctagtatatataaatatgtgactttatatgtgaatttccatttgtctccttattaattgtttgttttacattaattacttattttaagTGTGTCTTTTCCTTCTCtttatacatattttaaatatatgtgattattaatatttatttaattttttatgtctactcacattataatatgttatttttatccaatgatatcttttcattatgtaaattagtatttagTTTTTTATGCATCctcccacattataatatgttatttttaatccaatgatttaaattttttatttatcttttcattgcgtaaattaaattaattaaagtttagaaataacgcattatcgaattgtgaattttctttggtatcttattaaatttttttcatgtcctcatgcGACAGTTTGCtataatttatgtgtttaaattaaagttttttgcaaCCGATATTATTTtccggtttatatttataaactatttaaataaaaaacggTAAAAGATCGTGGTGATTTGagccgtcaatttgggttgggtctGTTGGTTTGGCCTACACCGCCAAACAGTTTaagtgagttgggttgaaattttgtcgactcatttaaaggtgagcctaaatgagctcgcacgagtttatattaaaaatatatatattattatcaattttcaatcattaattcttgatataaaatgaaaaatatcagtctgatttcaaaattgtaatgttactatcttgtccaaaaGTAATGGGTTTTTGAGACATTTTGACAGTCACTTAAAATTGActgtcaaagttgacatttgagttgtatttttggatAACTGATaatatgttcgtcaacatattatttttaagttagttttatcagtattgtgaagggtaaatatgtttatttcaatatataaatattatcatctctttaaattaatattcactttaatttttgacatattatgggtcttggtaaaatgaggaataataaattcaaacaaacgaatacacaaaaGTCTGGGACGAAACCAGAATTATATGGTAgcggaaattaatatataattttttattgaatttatcgatgttaaaatgtataacaaatcttatatcatgatatataaaatttcaaccttataaattaaataaataaaatatatatgaaatatacaaaattttattacatatacaatcaagtaatttattataattgtattatattctacaagaattcttgtcaaaATCAGTGACtgtggatttaacatctattaaatcagcaaactaaagagcgtgtcaattaaactaattaagtaatcacatattcttgaattttctaattaaatttttatcttgataatttgtttcatttaatattttaaattataagacaacGTTACTATAAttaaagacacatttttttaaatgttcataaggactcaatcactaactcatatggaaaaacatttatcgacatactatattaaaaacattttaattaattcagcgcatttgctgaaaattttctaattaattaagaaaaattcatttacaataatcatatttaattttttttggctaacacaatttattttgtaagatattcatcgcaattctttatttgtatattaatctttaaatctgaattatgatgtatattgtttttctaaaagttcttaaataatgatttaatacatttattcgacacttcaatattaacattttaaaatatattaattttatattgtatgtgTGCAACacttataatcatgattataaaaattaaataaaaattataaaaataaattaggtagaacataaaaaattaaacaattaatcaaaagacagaaaataaaaattaaataattgtctattacctataaactgctaataccgacttctaaagattgaagtcAGTGAGAGAGTGGAGGCCactattgtggggacccggatgctaattcatttcttaatcattcttgtgaataattggatcaattatataaaaatctcgggcattacgactatgtactaaaaacataaaaagttaatgcttgaatgagtcacactgcgaagttagtgaagtaaaaaagaaagacaaagtcggttaataaaaatattataatgggtTAAGTTAaatgagactcatatatataagtatctcacttggttTCACCTTATtttttgtcactgtacaaagcgaaagtttacGCACCatagtgttctacattttcttaatttttcgtCATCTATTagtctttaaagatatattagaatttttactaaacatcttatattaaatgtgatcaattaactaaataattattatactttatatacaataataataaatagattaatatatttgaagatagaaaaagtaatgtattgagaagaataaaaaaatgaatgttaaaattaatactataattatctaatgttaatattaaatttaacatcctacgttcgaaattgtgtttattgaggtaaatactatgatgataaactaaaaataataatttNctgatttttcttttattttaaaatataaatttttgaataaatgaaaaataaattttttttctctactacttatgtagaatatcaagtatatattctactcaaatgtcttataaatttatatgatatagtaaaaggttatttgcataaacttatttgttgggtacaataattgatcatgttgggtagagtaattgaaatgttgtgtttgagatgttgtactatttaaaatatttgatttgtactgttaccataatctataggttttgataaaacagtaaacgcttgagcctacaattggtatcagagccaagatcgcgactttgattttcaatgattacaattggtgcaattattaggagatagagtgtttggtacaataattgtccacgaTGGGTAGGCGCTTGAgctgttttatgatttaaagatttgacttgcatagttacTATCAGTTAtatcttttggtaaaacgacaaacgcttgatcatatattatttgattgtaaagctagaagaaacatgtatcaacttttagttttgaattgatcccttacatggtactcgatttttaaatttagaagcattctacaatttttaaatattattatatattgaattataatttatccctttcaaattggataaatatacaataaaactcatgtaaattttattaataaaaacatttaaatcaaatattggatttgtcgataatcaaaataagaaataaactaattttgatctttgaatgataaataagatatttaaataaaattataattgtcacaattaaataatgcacttacatgcatttatcactgtaatttgcaactaaaatgtcaaaaaagttTCCACGTATTATTTGtatatcatattcaaaataattatgaatcctaatttttattattttgagttggccttTGTTATGAACAATcattataaataaattgaatttgaaaattcttatatctatgtatataacatattaatatatcaacctaagtccaggtaataaaaaactaaaaaataaacttatatattaatcttcaatgtacacaaattatatagtaaagatatatgacaattaaaacaatgaagtagaatatttgctcacatataacaaaatatatagacaagaaaaacaataaataaaaatatttttctagatataaatattttttataactttttacagtgagttggagaagataaaagagcaaaaatattaactcttttgggtaacacaaaaaaatagagatggaagaagtgtttgtcatacaatAAATTCAGTttctaaattaaatgtatactataaggttatatttaccgttcaaactttataaatacAATGAATTTTTTCAAGATAAGGGTACTCAAATGTtccctttaagatatttaaacaattataaaagttaaatatattatttttctggaggtAATACAGATATGACATTAGgaatttgattgtgctaattatacttatgagttaatatgaaatattaaaataaatgtcataagagtcagtaaaaagatgatttattgtcaaaaatattattattataaattgcaaatagatgacaacatttaatcaatatttatttaaatcaatccatcgttactttttatgtgatgatagattgttataataattaggggtgagcattcggtcggttctgttaccgaccgaaccgaattagtcataactggaccgaaccgaaatatttagcaataaccaAACCGAcctaattaattttcataaccgatgaaaatcgaATCGAATTAAAATTGGTTAATTAGGTtggtgaccgaattaaccgattagtttttttaaaaaatttgtgatttaactttaattatatatgaaatttttttgaacactacaatctacacaaatgcataaaaatataaaatcacaaatttttctttataattagggctgattttaaaattaaaaattaaaaaatatataaaaattgataaataataaaaatttattaaataataatatttattatattggttaattcggttagccgatttcaaaattttgacaaCCGTAACCGAactgaattaaccgatataaccgaattttttttatttgaaaaccgaatttctgaaataaccgaaccgaatttccgaattgactcggttcgatcgattaattcggtttaaccgagtTTTTGTTCaccctaataataatgtgtagtttatatgttatcaagtataagtgtctaataaattaaaggtggCTAGGAAAGTAAAAGCATTCAGTAAAAATtattgtcaatttacatgaaagagaataataatcaaacaacattgtaaataaaaaattgcatataatTGATCGAAAAAAAAcattgtaataattgaatattataataaattatatgcattattgagagaatatgacaaataacaaaagaaaacaatatgataaaaaagatataaaaaatttttagtagtccaaatatttttttaaaatttaaaaaatatattttttttccaaattagttaTATATGCTTATTAAcacgaattgtcaaaatttacaatgttattATCATTGTCTCttgttgagttaactaattttatttcaaattataactATTTTAACATATGTTTCCTACGTGCAACGCACGTACATTATTTATAGTAATCTTAAAAAAGGAATCGGTGTACTTGAACAGAAATTATCGAATTTATATTTGCTTACAATGGTCATGCATTTTCGAACATAAAACGACACTAATTTTTTGTATAACTTATCAAAGATAAAAGAATCACAAGCAAAACTATTTAATCCGAATTTCTTGAAGAAATGCTTTCAAGTTGTTGTTAGAAGATCCATCTTCCTCCATAGATTTTCTTGCCAAAACCTTCCATCTTCTACCATTCTCCCTCAATTCTCTCCCACGTTCACCTCCATCCATCACTTGCTCGATGCAAGACCTGATCTCATCACTCTCAACCACGCCATTCTCATTCACTTTCACTCTAACCCCTACCTTCCACACATCTTCGATCAGCTTCGCGTTCGTCCCTTGATCCGTCCATTGAGGAAAGGCCACCATCGGCACGCCACACGACAGGCTCTCCAAAGTCGAGTTCCATCCGCAGTGTGTTACGAAGCACCCTAACGACTTGTGTGTCAGAACCTCCAGCTGGGAACACCACGGCACTATTTTCCCAAGACTTCCAAGTTCCTCCATACAACTCAGCTTCTCATCTTCTTCAATATTGTCGTCTTGCTTAGCTCGAATAACCCATAGAAATGGCCTTTTAGAATCCAATAAGCCTCTTGCGATCTCTTCCATCTGTGATTTTGGAAGATTCAACAAACTGCCAAATGAGACATAAACCACTGATGAATCCGGCTTTGAGTTCAACCATTCAATGTAATCATCTGATTTCTGAAAAAGATCGACCCCGAATGATTTGTCCGACGAGACTTGACCATCCGATAAGAAAGCAGGAGGGATCAAGGGTCCGATCCCGATAAACTCATAGTTCTCGATGGATTTCAAAGCATCAGGCTCCAACGCATCGAAAGTGTTGACTAAAACCTTCGGTTTCGTTTCCAAATCGAGGGCATCGATTTGCTCCTTGAAAGATGGAAGCGCGAAGCTGTATCTTTCGGAGCTCGAAGGAAGTATAAAAGATGGAAGATCACCTTTGGAGAAGTCGTATGGGATTCCGGGGAACTGAATTTTCCACGAGGGGTCATCAGAGTTCTCCTTTATTTCATCTTCAAAACCtctaaaataatagtaatacaCGTCCAACACGGTGGCCGGTTGAATCCAAAGAAGCGCACAAGGGACATGAACCTCGCGCGCCACCTCCGCCGCCCATGGGATCAGGATGGCGTACACCAAGCAAGTGACGGGTCTGCCTCGCTCTGACGTAGCGACGATTATATCTTTCAAATTTCTCGAGCCACTATTTCTTAATTCCGACATGTAGCGGTTGAAGTCGTCGCTAGGCTTGAAGCCATCGTCGTAGCCGTCAGAAAATGTCTCGAAATTGAGGCCTTTAGGGGCGTCTCCGGCGGAGGCTTTGACCATGCGCCGCCGCGCATGCACGGTTGTGACGAAGGTGACATCAATCCCGATGTGGATGAGTCTTTGGGCGAACCGAAGCGCAGGGTTGATGTGTCCTTGCGCCGGATATGTGACGAGGAGGACGTGGCGGGAATTCATTGGTTTTAATGCTGTTgttatatataaagaaaaatgtGAGCCAtgcccatatatatatatatatatatatatatataatagaattctaattcaatttttcttatGCATTTGTTTGTTGGAAGAAATTATATATTTCCTTTCTTATCACGTACAACATGAGGAGGGAAATGGTTGGATTACATGACGTTTGAGGTGACGCTGATGAAACAAATCAAGAAATTGAACACTTTCGATGTTTGTCTGGTTGAGAGCACCTCCAACAGGAGGttcatgtataaaataaattttaacaaacAAAAAACCTTGAATTAAGAATTATATGTTCAAAATTTATAGGATAAACAGAATCCATGGTtttaaatcatgtttattgtgtgAGTCCCACCACAATATAAAAAGTTGTGTCAAacttttgttttctttattatttcttTAGTTTGATATATGGTCCATACAAACTCATATAATTGttcatttcttttttcatgcatttcgattcttttttttttttgcataatattttttatgtcatttaaaaataattattattctatttttggctataaataggcgTAGTCTCATTCTCTATCCAACactatcatttttctttcaatttacaCCATTACATCTTTCAATTCATCTTCGGACAATCCAAATATTCGCCctcataattttcaatattccccaaattttcaaatttgctaaattataaaaaaaatgtatgcttaattaaataattttgaaaattaaattgattagtataaatatatatttagtcAAATATATAagtaaaagtaaaaaataaaggTAGTAAATTAAAATGAGTAGATGAATGTGCGATTTGATAGTGGAGTCTacaaaaattgtgtttttgGGTTTATGATTGGGGTggaaaagtttaaaaataatgaggtttttaatttttaatgtaGCAGTGATGTAGCACAGAATAAACCTGGTGATGAGTTTTATGACTGGAGATGCTCTGAGGACATCTTTTAATGTCTTTCATAGTTGcttattttttgtattaagtaataaacaaacaataaaaaaatatattattaaatataaaaactgaattaaataattgtgacggtctaataatataattttttggtaTTTGATTTTCCGTTTGAGTCATAAGAAATGAGCTACTTGGTAATCTTTTCATTGGAATtcgaagattttttttttgttgactATAGTTCCCAAGTATTATCATGTATGTATAAACcacaaaatcaattaattttgaattaataatgTCCATATAATAGCTATTTGCATCTATAattaaaactatatatatttcCGTACTTGATTGAAACTATTTTATAAATGGAGTTCTTGCTTGCGTGCCAATAATTAAAAGACTAATTAATTAATGGTGTGAATTAAATGGAATATATGACAAAATCAATCATAGGAATGAGATTTTTTTACACGATTGATCATGTAATCAATGACGTAATGGTTGGCTGAGTGCAAGAAAGGGGTGGCGATAAGATTattttactctgatttttatcttttaattaatatctataaatgaaaattttagaaacccaattaaaatatttaaaattcttCGAGAGAATATATATCCGACAAGGGTCAGGTTACGAATTCACAACCACAGAATGATCCATCATCAAGGATATATAAATctacatgaaatatttttttactatttaagatagatatttgttttaaaaaaaattgtacgaTTTTATAagagttttaattttaatatcacTGATTTTTCTACTAATTTCTCGTCAAATACTGACGCATTTTAATGATTATTATGTATACATAAGAGATTGAACGAAGAAATATGTTATTGCGAACAAATTATTCGTTGGGTTAGCCAAACGTACTGGCCCAGCACTCAAATTACAACTCTTCCACTATCGATCGATTAATACTCGCCACGGTTCTCCTTGTATCATTTCCAGTCCGAGGAAACATCAATCCCGCCCTTCAATTTTCCCACACGCTGATCAACAATTGCATTGACGTCACCACCGTATAGGCACGGCGGAGCACGGTCAAACCAGTCACCTCCGAACCCAAAAAGGGCCTCACCTTCGTCACTTTTTCCGATGGCACAGAGGACGGATATGAGCTGCACTGCACAACGATGGGAATCACTACATGTCGGAATTAAGAAATTCTGGCATCCAAACCACGAAAGATGTTATCCAAACTTCGTCGGACCAAGGCCAATACTTTACGGACGTGGTCTACATTCTGCTGCTTCCATGGGCTGTGGAGGTGGCGCGGGAAGCAAACATCCCAAGTGCACTTCTTTGGGCTCAGAGGGCTATAGTGTTTGATGTTTCTTACTACTATTTTAACCGGTTTAGATGAAATCCACGAAAACTGCACTGATCCCACGTGGAAGTTTAAACTACGTACCCGGAATCCCATTAAAGTTCTCCGAAAGTGAACTTCCTGTTAAGATTGTAATTTAGACCTAACTaatcccaaaagctagctcaagaagGATTGTCCAAACCCATATATGCAAGTCACAGGTATTTTATCCATCTGATGtaggacaactaacacaccccctcacgcccaggaatgaacatctggaacGTGAAGTTTgcaaatgacccaactatgggcagaacgggtggtacaacacataacggtggaacctggctctgataccatatgaagattgaaacttggacctaactcaaccccaaaagctagctcacggggggaggattgtccaagcccatatatGCAAGTCACAGGTATTTTATCCATctgatgtgggacaactaacacttCCGACTTTAGTACTTCCTACTAACTCTCCGTGCTTAAGCTTTGTGCTTGCAGCTGTTAAGAAGAAACTAGAGACCCTAGCTTCTGAAGCAAACCCATAGTTTTAGTGAACACTTTTGATGCATTGGAGCCCGATGCACTAAAATCTATATACCTATAAATATATAAGTTCTATTTGTGAGCTTACTATTATGACCTCTTGTTTTGCATTTTGATACAGTTGACAGGGTTATTTTAGTCATTGTCCATGTTAAGGtta encodes the following:
- the LOC140978481 gene encoding crocetin glucosyltransferase, chloroplastic-like translates to MNSRHVLLVTYPAQGHINPALRFAQRLIHIGIDVTFVTTVHARRRMVKASAGDAPKGLNFETFSDGYDDGFKPSDDFNRYMSELRNSGSRNLKDIIVATSERGRPVTCLVYAILIPWAAEVAREVHVPCALLWIQPATVLDVYYYYFRGFEDEIKENSDDPSWKIQFPGIPYDFSKGDLPSFILPSSSERYSFALPSFKEQIDALDLETKPKVLVNTFDALEPDALKSIENYEFIGIGPLIPPAFLSDGQVSSDKSFGVDLFQKSDDYIEWLNSKPDSSVVYVSFGSLLNLPKSQMEEIARGLLDSKRPFLWVIRAKQDDNIEEDEKLSCMEELGSLGKIVPWCSQLEVLTHKSLGCFVTHCGWNSTLESLSCGVPMVAFPQWTDQGTNAKLIEDVWKVGVRVKVNENGVVESDEIRSCIEQVMDGGERGRELRENGRRWKVLARKSMEEDGSSNNNLKAFLQEIRIK